The Desmodus rotundus isolate HL8 chromosome 13, HLdesRot8A.1, whole genome shotgun sequence genome has a window encoding:
- the FGFR1 gene encoding fibroblast growth factor receptor 1 isoform X8, with the protein MWSWKCLLFWAVLVTATLCTARPAPTSPEQDALPSSEDDDDDDDSSSEEKETDNTKPNPVAPYWTSPEKMEKKLHAVPAAKTVKFKCPSSGTPNPTLRWLKNGKEFKPDHRIGGYKVRYATWSIIMDSVVPSDKGNYTCIVENEYGSINHTYQLDVVERSPHRPILQAGLPANKTVALGSNVEFMCKVYSDPQPHIQWLKHIEVNGSKIGPDNLPYVQILKTAGVNTTDKEMEVLHLRNVSFEDAGEYTCLAGNSIGLSHHSAWLTVLEALEERPAVMTSPLYLEIIIYCTGAFLISCMVGSVIIYKMKSGTKKSDFHSQMAVHKLAKSIPLRRQVSADSSASMNSGVLLVRPSRLSSSGTPMLAGVSEYELPEDPRWELPRDRLVLGKPLGEGCFGQVVLAEAIGLDKDKPNRVTKVAVKMLKSDATEKDLSDLISEMEMMKMIGKHKNIINLLGACTQDGPLYVIVEYASKGNLREYLQARRPPGLEYCYNPSHNPEEQLSSKDLVSCAYQVARGMEYLASKKCIHRDLAARNVLVTEDNVMKIADFGLARDIHHIDYYKKTTNGRLPVKWMAPEALFDRIYTHQSDVWSFGVLLWEIFTLGGSPYPGVPVEELFKLLKEGHRMDKPSNCTNELYMMMRDCWHAVPSQRPTFKQLVEDLDRIVALTSNQEYLDLSMPLDQYSPSFPDTRSSTCSSGEDSVFSHEPLPEEPCLPRHPAQLANGGLKRR; encoded by the exons ATGCTCTCCCCTCCTCGGAGGATGACGATGACGATGATGACTCCTCTtcagaggagaaagagacagataaCACCAAACCAAACC CCGTGGCTCCATACTGGACGTCCCCAGAAAAGATGGAGAAGAAACTGCACGCAGTGCCTGCTGCCAAGACAGTGAAGTTCAAGTGCCCTTCCAGTGGGACGCCTAACCCCACACTCCGCTGGttgaaaaatggcaaagaattcAAACCTGACCACAGGATTGGAGGCTACAAG GTCCGTTATGCCACCTGGAGCATCATAATGGACTCCGTGGTGCCTTCTGATAAGGGCAACTACACCTGCATTGTGGAAAACGAGTACGGCAGCATTAACCACACCTACCAGCTGGATGTTGTGG AACGGTCCCCTCACCGGCCCATCCTGCAGGCAGGGTTGCCTGCCAACAAGACAGTGGCCCTGGGTAGCAATGTGGAGTTCATGTGTAAGGTGTACAGTGACCCACAGCCCCACATCCAGTGGCTAAAGCACATCGAGGTGAATGGGAGTAAGATTGGGCCAGACAACCTGCCTTATGTCCAGATCCTGAAG ACGGCCGGAGTTAATACCACCGACAAAGAGATGGAAGTGCTTCACTTAAGGAATGTCTCCTTTGAGGACGCGGGGGAGTATACGTGCTTGGCGGGTAACTCTATCGGACTCTCCCATCACTCTGCATGGTTGACCGTTCTGGAAG CCCTGGAAGAGAGACCTGCAGTGATGACCTCCCCGCTGTACCTGGAGATCATCATCTACTGCACGGGGGCCTTCCTCATCTCCTGCATGGTGGGGTCCGTCATCATCTACAAAATGAAGAGTGGCACCAAGAAGAGCGACTTCCACAGCCAGATGGCCGTGCACAAGCTGGCCAAGAGCATCCCTCTGCGCAGACAG GTGTCGGCTGATTCCAGCGCGTCCATGAACTCCGGGGTTCTGCTTGTTCGGCCCTCACGTCTCTCCTCCAGCGGAACCCCCATGCTGGCTGGGGTCTCCGAATATGAGCTTCCCGAAGACCCTCGCTGGGAGCTGCCCCGAGACAG ACTGGTTTTAGGCAAACCCCTGGGAGAGGGCTGCTTTGGGCAGGTCGTGCTGGCGGAGGCCATTGGCCTGGACAAGGACAAACCCAACCGTGTGACCAAAGTGGCTGTGAAGATGTTGAAGT CGGATGCAACAGAGAAAGACCTGTCGGACCTGatctcagaaatggagatgatgaaGATGATCGGGAAGCACAAGAACATCATCAACCTGCTGGGGGCCTGCACGCAGGATG GCCCTTTGTACGTCATCGTGGAGTACGCCTCCAAGGGCAACCTACGGGAGTACCTGCAGGCCCGGAGGCCTCCTGGGCTGGAGTACTGTTACAACCCCAGCCACAACCCAGAGGAGCAGCTCTCCTCCAAGGACCTGGTGTCTTGCGCCTATCAGGTGGCCCGAGGCATGGAGTATCTCGCCTCCAAGAAG TGCATACACCGAGACCTAGCTGCCAGGAACGTCCTGGTGACGGAGGACAACGTGATGAAGATTGCAGACTTTGGCCTGGCTCGGGACATTCACCACATCGACTACTATAAAAAGACGACCAAC GGCCGACTGCCTGTGAAGTGGATGGCACCCGAGGCTCTGTTCGACCGGATCTACACCCACCAGAGTGACGT GTGGTCTTTCGGGGTGCTCCTGTGGGAAATCTTCACTCTGGGAGGCTCCCCATATCCTGGCGTGCCTGTGGAGGAGCTTTTTAAGCTGCTGAAGGAGGGCCATCGCATGGACAAGCCCAGTAACTGCACCAACGAGCT GTACATGATGATGCGGGATTGTTGGCACGCGGTACCCTCTCAAAGACCTACCTTCAAGCAGCTAGTAGAAGACCTGGACCGCATTGTGGCCTTGACCTCCAACCAG GAGTACCTGGACCTGTCAATGCCCCTGGACCAGTACTCTCCCAGTTTTCCCGACACCCGAAGCTCTACCTGCTCCTCAGGGGAGGATTCTGTCTTCTCTCACGAGCCGCTGCCTGAGGAGCCCTGTCTGCCCCGACACCCAGCCCAGCTTGCCAATGGCGGACTCAAACGACGCTGA
- the FGFR1 gene encoding fibroblast growth factor receptor 1 isoform X3: MWSWKCLLFWAVLVTATLCTARPAPTSPEQAQPWGAPVEVESFLVHPGDLLQLRCRLRDDVQSINWLRDGVQLVESNRTRITGEEVEVRDSVPADSGLYACVTSSPSGSDTTYFSVNVSDALPSSEDDDDDDDSSSEEKETDNTKPNRMPVAPYWTSPEKMEKKLHAVPAAKTVKFKCPSSGTPNPTLRWLKNGKEFKPDHRIGGYKVRYATWSIIMDSVVPSDKGNYTCIVENEYGSINHTYQLDVVERSPHRPILQAGLPANKTVALGSNVEFMCKVYSDPQPHIQWLKHIEVNGSKIGPDNLPYVQILKTAGVNTTDKEMEVLHLRNVSFEDAGEYTCLAGNSIGLSHHSAWLTVLEALEERPAVMTSPLYLEIIIYCTGAFLISCMVGSVIIYKMKSGTKKSDFHSQMAVHKLAKSIPLRRQVTVSADSSASMNSGVLLVRPSRLSSSGTPMLAGVSEYELPEDPRWELPRDRLVLGKPLGEGCFGQVVLAEAIGLDKDKPNRVTKVAVKMLKSDATEKDLSDLISEMEMMKMIGKHKNIINLLGACTQDGPLYVIVEYASKGNLREYLQARRPPGLEYCYNPSHNPEEQLSSKDLVSCAYQVARGMEYLASKKCIHRDLAARNVLVTEDNVMKIADFGLARDIHHIDYYKKTTNGRLPVKWMAPEALFDRIYTHQSDVWSFGVLLWEIFTLGGSPYPGVPVEELFKLLKEGHRMDKPSNCTNELYMMMRDCWHAVPSQRPTFKQLVEDLDRIVALTSNQEYLDLSMPLDQYSPSFPDTRSSTCSSGEDSVFSHEPLPEEPCLPRHPAQLANGGLKRR; the protein is encoded by the exons cccagccctggggagccCCTGTGGAAGTGGAGTCCTTCCTGGTCCACCCTGGTGACCTGCTGCAGCTTCGCTGTCGGCTGCGGGACGATGTCCAGAGCATCAACTGGCTGCGGGACGGGGTACAGCTGGTGGAAAGCAACCGTACCCGCATcacaggggaggaggtggaggtgcgGGATTCTGTGCCCGCGGACTCTGGCCTCTACGCTTGTGTGACCAGCAGCCCCTCAGGCAGCGACACCACCTACTTCTCCGTCAATGTCTCAG ATGCTCTCCCCTCCTCGGAGGATGACGATGACGATGATGACTCCTCTtcagaggagaaagagacagataaCACCAAACCAAACCGTATGC CCGTGGCTCCATACTGGACGTCCCCAGAAAAGATGGAGAAGAAACTGCACGCAGTGCCTGCTGCCAAGACAGTGAAGTTCAAGTGCCCTTCCAGTGGGACGCCTAACCCCACACTCCGCTGGttgaaaaatggcaaagaattcAAACCTGACCACAGGATTGGAGGCTACAAG GTCCGTTATGCCACCTGGAGCATCATAATGGACTCCGTGGTGCCTTCTGATAAGGGCAACTACACCTGCATTGTGGAAAACGAGTACGGCAGCATTAACCACACCTACCAGCTGGATGTTGTGG AACGGTCCCCTCACCGGCCCATCCTGCAGGCAGGGTTGCCTGCCAACAAGACAGTGGCCCTGGGTAGCAATGTGGAGTTCATGTGTAAGGTGTACAGTGACCCACAGCCCCACATCCAGTGGCTAAAGCACATCGAGGTGAATGGGAGTAAGATTGGGCCAGACAACCTGCCTTATGTCCAGATCCTGAAG ACGGCCGGAGTTAATACCACCGACAAAGAGATGGAAGTGCTTCACTTAAGGAATGTCTCCTTTGAGGACGCGGGGGAGTATACGTGCTTGGCGGGTAACTCTATCGGACTCTCCCATCACTCTGCATGGTTGACCGTTCTGGAAG CCCTGGAAGAGAGACCTGCAGTGATGACCTCCCCGCTGTACCTGGAGATCATCATCTACTGCACGGGGGCCTTCCTCATCTCCTGCATGGTGGGGTCCGTCATCATCTACAAAATGAAGAGTGGCACCAAGAAGAGCGACTTCCACAGCCAGATGGCCGTGCACAAGCTGGCCAAGAGCATCCCTCTGCGCAGACAGGTAACAG TGTCGGCTGATTCCAGCGCGTCCATGAACTCCGGGGTTCTGCTTGTTCGGCCCTCACGTCTCTCCTCCAGCGGAACCCCCATGCTGGCTGGGGTCTCCGAATATGAGCTTCCCGAAGACCCTCGCTGGGAGCTGCCCCGAGACAG ACTGGTTTTAGGCAAACCCCTGGGAGAGGGCTGCTTTGGGCAGGTCGTGCTGGCGGAGGCCATTGGCCTGGACAAGGACAAACCCAACCGTGTGACCAAAGTGGCTGTGAAGATGTTGAAGT CGGATGCAACAGAGAAAGACCTGTCGGACCTGatctcagaaatggagatgatgaaGATGATCGGGAAGCACAAGAACATCATCAACCTGCTGGGGGCCTGCACGCAGGATG GCCCTTTGTACGTCATCGTGGAGTACGCCTCCAAGGGCAACCTACGGGAGTACCTGCAGGCCCGGAGGCCTCCTGGGCTGGAGTACTGTTACAACCCCAGCCACAACCCAGAGGAGCAGCTCTCCTCCAAGGACCTGGTGTCTTGCGCCTATCAGGTGGCCCGAGGCATGGAGTATCTCGCCTCCAAGAAG TGCATACACCGAGACCTAGCTGCCAGGAACGTCCTGGTGACGGAGGACAACGTGATGAAGATTGCAGACTTTGGCCTGGCTCGGGACATTCACCACATCGACTACTATAAAAAGACGACCAAC GGCCGACTGCCTGTGAAGTGGATGGCACCCGAGGCTCTGTTCGACCGGATCTACACCCACCAGAGTGACGT GTGGTCTTTCGGGGTGCTCCTGTGGGAAATCTTCACTCTGGGAGGCTCCCCATATCCTGGCGTGCCTGTGGAGGAGCTTTTTAAGCTGCTGAAGGAGGGCCATCGCATGGACAAGCCCAGTAACTGCACCAACGAGCT GTACATGATGATGCGGGATTGTTGGCACGCGGTACCCTCTCAAAGACCTACCTTCAAGCAGCTAGTAGAAGACCTGGACCGCATTGTGGCCTTGACCTCCAACCAG GAGTACCTGGACCTGTCAATGCCCCTGGACCAGTACTCTCCCAGTTTTCCCGACACCCGAAGCTCTACCTGCTCCTCAGGGGAGGATTCTGTCTTCTCTCACGAGCCGCTGCCTGAGGAGCCCTGTCTGCCCCGACACCCAGCCCAGCTTGCCAATGGCGGACTCAAACGACGCTGA
- the FGFR1 gene encoding fibroblast growth factor receptor 1 isoform X5: protein MWSWKCLLFWAVLVTATLCTARPAPTSPEQDALPSSEDDDDDDDSSSEEKETDNTKPNRMPVAPYWTSPEKMEKKLHAVPAAKTVKFKCPSSGTPNPTLRWLKNGKEFKPDHRIGGYKVRYATWSIIMDSVVPSDKGNYTCIVENEYGSINHTYQLDVVERSPHRPILQAGLPANKTVALGSNVEFMCKVYSDPQPHIQWLKHIEVNGSKIGPDNLPYVQILKTAGVNTTDKEMEVLHLRNVSFEDAGEYTCLAGNSIGLSHHSAWLTVLEALEERPAVMTSPLYLEIIIYCTGAFLISCMVGSVIIYKMKSGTKKSDFHSQMAVHKLAKSIPLRRQVTVSADSSASMNSGVLLVRPSRLSSSGTPMLAGVSEYELPEDPRWELPRDRLVLGKPLGEGCFGQVVLAEAIGLDKDKPNRVTKVAVKMLKSDATEKDLSDLISEMEMMKMIGKHKNIINLLGACTQDGPLYVIVEYASKGNLREYLQARRPPGLEYCYNPSHNPEEQLSSKDLVSCAYQVARGMEYLASKKCIHRDLAARNVLVTEDNVMKIADFGLARDIHHIDYYKKTTNGRLPVKWMAPEALFDRIYTHQSDVWSFGVLLWEIFTLGGSPYPGVPVEELFKLLKEGHRMDKPSNCTNELYMMMRDCWHAVPSQRPTFKQLVEDLDRIVALTSNQEYLDLSMPLDQYSPSFPDTRSSTCSSGEDSVFSHEPLPEEPCLPRHPAQLANGGLKRR, encoded by the exons ATGCTCTCCCCTCCTCGGAGGATGACGATGACGATGATGACTCCTCTtcagaggagaaagagacagataaCACCAAACCAAACCGTATGC CCGTGGCTCCATACTGGACGTCCCCAGAAAAGATGGAGAAGAAACTGCACGCAGTGCCTGCTGCCAAGACAGTGAAGTTCAAGTGCCCTTCCAGTGGGACGCCTAACCCCACACTCCGCTGGttgaaaaatggcaaagaattcAAACCTGACCACAGGATTGGAGGCTACAAG GTCCGTTATGCCACCTGGAGCATCATAATGGACTCCGTGGTGCCTTCTGATAAGGGCAACTACACCTGCATTGTGGAAAACGAGTACGGCAGCATTAACCACACCTACCAGCTGGATGTTGTGG AACGGTCCCCTCACCGGCCCATCCTGCAGGCAGGGTTGCCTGCCAACAAGACAGTGGCCCTGGGTAGCAATGTGGAGTTCATGTGTAAGGTGTACAGTGACCCACAGCCCCACATCCAGTGGCTAAAGCACATCGAGGTGAATGGGAGTAAGATTGGGCCAGACAACCTGCCTTATGTCCAGATCCTGAAG ACGGCCGGAGTTAATACCACCGACAAAGAGATGGAAGTGCTTCACTTAAGGAATGTCTCCTTTGAGGACGCGGGGGAGTATACGTGCTTGGCGGGTAACTCTATCGGACTCTCCCATCACTCTGCATGGTTGACCGTTCTGGAAG CCCTGGAAGAGAGACCTGCAGTGATGACCTCCCCGCTGTACCTGGAGATCATCATCTACTGCACGGGGGCCTTCCTCATCTCCTGCATGGTGGGGTCCGTCATCATCTACAAAATGAAGAGTGGCACCAAGAAGAGCGACTTCCACAGCCAGATGGCCGTGCACAAGCTGGCCAAGAGCATCCCTCTGCGCAGACAGGTAACAG TGTCGGCTGATTCCAGCGCGTCCATGAACTCCGGGGTTCTGCTTGTTCGGCCCTCACGTCTCTCCTCCAGCGGAACCCCCATGCTGGCTGGGGTCTCCGAATATGAGCTTCCCGAAGACCCTCGCTGGGAGCTGCCCCGAGACAG ACTGGTTTTAGGCAAACCCCTGGGAGAGGGCTGCTTTGGGCAGGTCGTGCTGGCGGAGGCCATTGGCCTGGACAAGGACAAACCCAACCGTGTGACCAAAGTGGCTGTGAAGATGTTGAAGT CGGATGCAACAGAGAAAGACCTGTCGGACCTGatctcagaaatggagatgatgaaGATGATCGGGAAGCACAAGAACATCATCAACCTGCTGGGGGCCTGCACGCAGGATG GCCCTTTGTACGTCATCGTGGAGTACGCCTCCAAGGGCAACCTACGGGAGTACCTGCAGGCCCGGAGGCCTCCTGGGCTGGAGTACTGTTACAACCCCAGCCACAACCCAGAGGAGCAGCTCTCCTCCAAGGACCTGGTGTCTTGCGCCTATCAGGTGGCCCGAGGCATGGAGTATCTCGCCTCCAAGAAG TGCATACACCGAGACCTAGCTGCCAGGAACGTCCTGGTGACGGAGGACAACGTGATGAAGATTGCAGACTTTGGCCTGGCTCGGGACATTCACCACATCGACTACTATAAAAAGACGACCAAC GGCCGACTGCCTGTGAAGTGGATGGCACCCGAGGCTCTGTTCGACCGGATCTACACCCACCAGAGTGACGT GTGGTCTTTCGGGGTGCTCCTGTGGGAAATCTTCACTCTGGGAGGCTCCCCATATCCTGGCGTGCCTGTGGAGGAGCTTTTTAAGCTGCTGAAGGAGGGCCATCGCATGGACAAGCCCAGTAACTGCACCAACGAGCT GTACATGATGATGCGGGATTGTTGGCACGCGGTACCCTCTCAAAGACCTACCTTCAAGCAGCTAGTAGAAGACCTGGACCGCATTGTGGCCTTGACCTCCAACCAG GAGTACCTGGACCTGTCAATGCCCCTGGACCAGTACTCTCCCAGTTTTCCCGACACCCGAAGCTCTACCTGCTCCTCAGGGGAGGATTCTGTCTTCTCTCACGAGCCGCTGCCTGAGGAGCCCTGTCTGCCCCGACACCCAGCCCAGCTTGCCAATGGCGGACTCAAACGACGCTGA
- the FGFR1 gene encoding fibroblast growth factor receptor 1 isoform X4: MWSWKCLLFWAVLVTATLCTARPAPTSPEQAQPWGAPVEVESFLVHPGDLLQLRCRLRDDVQSINWLRDGVQLVESNRTRITGEEVEVRDSVPADSGLYACVTSSPSGSDTTYFSVNVSDALPSSEDDDDDDDSSSEEKETDNTKPNPVAPYWTSPEKMEKKLHAVPAAKTVKFKCPSSGTPNPTLRWLKNGKEFKPDHRIGGYKVRYATWSIIMDSVVPSDKGNYTCIVENEYGSINHTYQLDVVERSPHRPILQAGLPANKTVALGSNVEFMCKVYSDPQPHIQWLKHIEVNGSKIGPDNLPYVQILKTAGVNTTDKEMEVLHLRNVSFEDAGEYTCLAGNSIGLSHHSAWLTVLEALEERPAVMTSPLYLEIIIYCTGAFLISCMVGSVIIYKMKSGTKKSDFHSQMAVHKLAKSIPLRRQVTVSADSSASMNSGVLLVRPSRLSSSGTPMLAGVSEYELPEDPRWELPRDRLVLGKPLGEGCFGQVVLAEAIGLDKDKPNRVTKVAVKMLKSDATEKDLSDLISEMEMMKMIGKHKNIINLLGACTQDGPLYVIVEYASKGNLREYLQARRPPGLEYCYNPSHNPEEQLSSKDLVSCAYQVARGMEYLASKKCIHRDLAARNVLVTEDNVMKIADFGLARDIHHIDYYKKTTNGRLPVKWMAPEALFDRIYTHQSDVWSFGVLLWEIFTLGGSPYPGVPVEELFKLLKEGHRMDKPSNCTNELYMMMRDCWHAVPSQRPTFKQLVEDLDRIVALTSNQEYLDLSMPLDQYSPSFPDTRSSTCSSGEDSVFSHEPLPEEPCLPRHPAQLANGGLKRR, translated from the exons cccagccctggggagccCCTGTGGAAGTGGAGTCCTTCCTGGTCCACCCTGGTGACCTGCTGCAGCTTCGCTGTCGGCTGCGGGACGATGTCCAGAGCATCAACTGGCTGCGGGACGGGGTACAGCTGGTGGAAAGCAACCGTACCCGCATcacaggggaggaggtggaggtgcgGGATTCTGTGCCCGCGGACTCTGGCCTCTACGCTTGTGTGACCAGCAGCCCCTCAGGCAGCGACACCACCTACTTCTCCGTCAATGTCTCAG ATGCTCTCCCCTCCTCGGAGGATGACGATGACGATGATGACTCCTCTtcagaggagaaagagacagataaCACCAAACCAAACC CCGTGGCTCCATACTGGACGTCCCCAGAAAAGATGGAGAAGAAACTGCACGCAGTGCCTGCTGCCAAGACAGTGAAGTTCAAGTGCCCTTCCAGTGGGACGCCTAACCCCACACTCCGCTGGttgaaaaatggcaaagaattcAAACCTGACCACAGGATTGGAGGCTACAAG GTCCGTTATGCCACCTGGAGCATCATAATGGACTCCGTGGTGCCTTCTGATAAGGGCAACTACACCTGCATTGTGGAAAACGAGTACGGCAGCATTAACCACACCTACCAGCTGGATGTTGTGG AACGGTCCCCTCACCGGCCCATCCTGCAGGCAGGGTTGCCTGCCAACAAGACAGTGGCCCTGGGTAGCAATGTGGAGTTCATGTGTAAGGTGTACAGTGACCCACAGCCCCACATCCAGTGGCTAAAGCACATCGAGGTGAATGGGAGTAAGATTGGGCCAGACAACCTGCCTTATGTCCAGATCCTGAAG ACGGCCGGAGTTAATACCACCGACAAAGAGATGGAAGTGCTTCACTTAAGGAATGTCTCCTTTGAGGACGCGGGGGAGTATACGTGCTTGGCGGGTAACTCTATCGGACTCTCCCATCACTCTGCATGGTTGACCGTTCTGGAAG CCCTGGAAGAGAGACCTGCAGTGATGACCTCCCCGCTGTACCTGGAGATCATCATCTACTGCACGGGGGCCTTCCTCATCTCCTGCATGGTGGGGTCCGTCATCATCTACAAAATGAAGAGTGGCACCAAGAAGAGCGACTTCCACAGCCAGATGGCCGTGCACAAGCTGGCCAAGAGCATCCCTCTGCGCAGACAGGTAACAG TGTCGGCTGATTCCAGCGCGTCCATGAACTCCGGGGTTCTGCTTGTTCGGCCCTCACGTCTCTCCTCCAGCGGAACCCCCATGCTGGCTGGGGTCTCCGAATATGAGCTTCCCGAAGACCCTCGCTGGGAGCTGCCCCGAGACAG ACTGGTTTTAGGCAAACCCCTGGGAGAGGGCTGCTTTGGGCAGGTCGTGCTGGCGGAGGCCATTGGCCTGGACAAGGACAAACCCAACCGTGTGACCAAAGTGGCTGTGAAGATGTTGAAGT CGGATGCAACAGAGAAAGACCTGTCGGACCTGatctcagaaatggagatgatgaaGATGATCGGGAAGCACAAGAACATCATCAACCTGCTGGGGGCCTGCACGCAGGATG GCCCTTTGTACGTCATCGTGGAGTACGCCTCCAAGGGCAACCTACGGGAGTACCTGCAGGCCCGGAGGCCTCCTGGGCTGGAGTACTGTTACAACCCCAGCCACAACCCAGAGGAGCAGCTCTCCTCCAAGGACCTGGTGTCTTGCGCCTATCAGGTGGCCCGAGGCATGGAGTATCTCGCCTCCAAGAAG TGCATACACCGAGACCTAGCTGCCAGGAACGTCCTGGTGACGGAGGACAACGTGATGAAGATTGCAGACTTTGGCCTGGCTCGGGACATTCACCACATCGACTACTATAAAAAGACGACCAAC GGCCGACTGCCTGTGAAGTGGATGGCACCCGAGGCTCTGTTCGACCGGATCTACACCCACCAGAGTGACGT GTGGTCTTTCGGGGTGCTCCTGTGGGAAATCTTCACTCTGGGAGGCTCCCCATATCCTGGCGTGCCTGTGGAGGAGCTTTTTAAGCTGCTGAAGGAGGGCCATCGCATGGACAAGCCCAGTAACTGCACCAACGAGCT GTACATGATGATGCGGGATTGTTGGCACGCGGTACCCTCTCAAAGACCTACCTTCAAGCAGCTAGTAGAAGACCTGGACCGCATTGTGGCCTTGACCTCCAACCAG GAGTACCTGGACCTGTCAATGCCCCTGGACCAGTACTCTCCCAGTTTTCCCGACACCCGAAGCTCTACCTGCTCCTCAGGGGAGGATTCTGTCTTCTCTCACGAGCCGCTGCCTGAGGAGCCCTGTCTGCCCCGACACCCAGCCCAGCTTGCCAATGGCGGACTCAAACGACGCTGA